TGCCGTCGGCGGTGCGCACCGGCAGGTACGACCGCCCGCCGTACTCGTGGACGCGCGTGCGCGCGTCCCACGGCGCGTGCAGAAGTTCCGTGCGGCGGCCGTCCCGCAGGCGGACGACCGTGTTCCGCCCGCCCTCCTCGGGGCGGGTCTCCTGCCACCACACGTCGTCGCCCGCGACGGAGGGGAAGGCGAGCCGCAGCCGGGCGCGGGCGACATCGGCCGCGGAGATGGGAGACGGCCAGGAGCCGTAGGGAAGGGTCGCACGAGCGGTCATAACGGAATCGTCCCGCATACGGGGATCCATTGGGGCCATGACGGCCGGTTTGACTTCGGAAAGATATCCGTCGCCGCCCCGGTCGGAACGCTTCCGCACCCCGTCTCACGTGCGAAGGGGCGCCGCCGGACGGTTCCGGCGGCGCCCCCGCGGCCAGCGTGCGCGCTCTCGCGGACGCCTACTTCTTCTCGACGTCCTCCGGCTCCATCCCGGGCGCCGCCGGGACTCCCGCCGTGGGCGTGACCGTGTGGCCGGCCGTCCGGCGGTTGCGCCGCAGCCGGGCCTCCAGCCAGGTCGCCAACGCGCTCAGCGACATGTTGATCCCGATGTAGATCACCGAGACGACGATGGCCGCGGCGAGCAGGTTGTGGTAGTTCGGGCCGACCACCTTGAAGCCCGCGTGCAGCAGGTCCTCGAAGGCGATGATGAACCCGAGCGCCGTGTCCTTCAGCAGGACCACCAGCTGGCTGACGATCGCGGGCATCATGGCCGTGATCGCCTGGGGGAGCAGCACCAGCCGCATGACCCCGTTCTTGCGCAGGCCGATCGAGTAGGCGGCCTCCGACTGTCCCTTGGGCAGCGACAGCACGCCGGCGCGGATCACCTCGGCCAGGACCGAGCCGTTGTACATCGTCAGCCCGAACACCAGCGCGGCGAACGCGGGCACGGTCACCACGCCGTAGTTGCTCTCGACGCCGAAAACGAACAGGAAGTTGTCCACGACGACGCGCTGCGCCTGCCCGAGGGGCGACTCGGCGATGACCGGGCTGACCAGCGGCGGCGCGAAGAACGCGAGGAAGATCAGGATCAGCAGCGGGATGGAGCGGAAGAACTCCACCACCGCGCCGGCCGGCACCCGGATCCACCAGTGGTCCGACAGCCGGGCGAGCCCGAAGACCGCGCCGAACAGCATCGCCAGCACCGAGGCCACGGCGGCGGCCTTCAGCGTGTTCCACAGCCCGGGGAGGATCAGGTTCGACCAGACGTCGCCCCGCAGGAACGGCTCCCAGAGCGCGGTGTCGAACTGGTCGCGGTCGTTCAGCTTCCAGACGACGGCGGCGACGACGGCCAGCAGGACGACGACCGAGACGCCCGTCAGGATCCTGTTGCGGGCCTCGGCCCTCGGCCCCGGGGCGTCGAACAGGACGTTGGCTTCCTTGCTCAACGCGCCACCGCCATTCGCTTGGCCAGCCAGCCGAAGAAGAACCCGGTCGGCAGGGTGAGGACCATGAAGCCCGCCGCGATCGTCAGGAACAGCGGGATCGCGGGCGGCTGGTTGTTCGGGTCGTCGAACAGTTCGTACATCGCCAGGGCCGCCTCGGCGTACCCGGCCGCCATCACCACGGTGGTGTTCTTGATCATGGCGATGAGCGTGCTGCCCAGCGGCGCGATCACCGTCCGGAACGCCTGCGGCAGGATGATCATCCGCAGCGACTGGGTGAAGGTCAGCCCGATCGACCGGGCCGCCTCCGCCTGCCCGAGCGGGACCGTGTTGATCCCCGAGCGCAGCACCTCGCAGATGAACGCCCCGGTGTAGAAGGAGAGCCCGATGATGGCCCACCAGTAGGCGTCGACGGTGTTCTGGTCGGAGAACTTGAGCTGCAGGGTGGTGGAGATGCCCAGGCTGCACAGCAGCAGGACCAGTGTCAGCGGCGTGTTGCGCACCACGTTGACGTAGACGGTGCCCACGACCCGCAGCAGCGGGATGGGCGCGACCCGGAACGACACGGCGATCGTCCCGATGACCATCGACAGCAGCGCCGACATCAGCGCCAGCCGGATGGTCCCCCAGAAGCCTTCGAGGATGCGGTCGCCGTTCTCGAAGACCGGGCCGAAGTCGAGGAGGCCGAGCAGGTCTTCCATGACACTCCAGCGTGTTCAGGGCCGCGCCGGCGCCCCGAGCGGACGGGACGCCGGCGCGGCGCGGCCGGTCGTTACGGTCAGGCGCAGCCCTCGAACTGCGGAACCGTCGTCGTCGGCTTCAGGCCGGTGCCCGAGAACCACTTGTCCAGCAGCTTGGCGGCCGTGCCGTCCTGGTACATCTTGGTGACGGCCGCGTTGACGGCCTCGCAGGTCTCGGTGTCGCCCTTGCGCATGCCGATGCCGTACTTCTCATCGGTGAAGGGGTCGTTGATGACCTTGAACTCGCCCTCCTGCTGCTTGGCGAAGCCCGCGAGGATCAGG
The nucleotide sequence above comes from Actinomadura algeriensis. Encoded proteins:
- a CDS encoding amino acid ABC transporter permease, yielding MEDLLGLLDFGPVFENGDRILEGFWGTIRLALMSALLSMVIGTIAVSFRVAPIPLLRVVGTVYVNVVRNTPLTLVLLLCSLGISTTLQLKFSDQNTVDAYWWAIIGLSFYTGAFICEVLRSGINTVPLGQAEAARSIGLTFTQSLRMIILPQAFRTVIAPLGSTLIAMIKNTTVVMAAGYAEAALAMYELFDDPNNQPPAIPLFLTIAAGFMVLTLPTGFFFGWLAKRMAVAR
- a CDS encoding amino acid ABC transporter permease is translated as MSKEANVLFDAPGPRAEARNRILTGVSVVVLLAVVAAVVWKLNDRDQFDTALWEPFLRGDVWSNLILPGLWNTLKAAAVASVLAMLFGAVFGLARLSDHWWIRVPAGAVVEFFRSIPLLILIFLAFFAPPLVSPVIAESPLGQAQRVVVDNFLFVFGVESNYGVVTVPAFAALVFGLTMYNGSVLAEVIRAGVLSLPKGQSEAAYSIGLRKNGVMRLVLLPQAITAMMPAIVSQLVVLLKDTALGFIIAFEDLLHAGFKVVGPNYHNLLAAAIVVSVIYIGINMSLSALATWLEARLRRNRRTAGHTVTPTAGVPAAPGMEPEDVEKK